The Phaseolus vulgaris cultivar G19833 chromosome 10, P. vulgaris v2.0, whole genome shotgun sequence DNA window TGAAgatatttgaatatttatttaaccatgaatatttttatacttatatcaactaattaaaaagatcttatatatgaattttaaagTGATTAACCTAGGGGTTAAAAGTGTGATTAGACTCATGGTACTAATATAAAGTTAGGGTTAATGCCGATAATTAAACAACAACAAATTGGAAATTGCATTAAATGAATGTATTAAATGCATTATtaatttcttcatctttttcaaaATGTGGGATAACTTAACTTTGTTTCTCTTACAACTACTTTTTATTATAccaaaccaatatttttttgtttggtGGTTGTGTCCCTTGTGCAAAATGCCatctttattaaatattttaaattattttcaaatgtatattCAATCTTAATTTGgattatatataataagtttattttatggaaattttttttatgataaatacATCTAAATCAACACATACAAATtcaatttgaatataaaaatatatcttaacaaaatcaaaccaaattttaccttttaaatttttatttatagctttttttttatcaatatatgtattcggtttttttttatcttattatatAGATGGTCTAATTATGTTATGAGTGATGGTATTTCAATCGAGATATGTTCATCTATTGAAACCTTAATTGCTGATGAAAtagtaaataatataattatatacaaaataatttatttcaatttaaattaatttcagaTAGTCAAAATGCAAGTTGAACCGAATTttgggaaaaaaaatataatatattcaataaaagaaaaaagatttataTGTAATCCGAATTATAAATTACATGACAAAAAATGTATGAAACGTATGGAGTGCAGGATGAAGTCCAAAAAATATAATGAGAAgtgatttaattaataaaaaggaatcaaatatataaatataaaaaaggaaataaatacagagaaaattgaatattaaatcaaaatagcgaattttcaaaataagtaaactatatgtttttattttaaaataatagacCAAACTTTTGAATTAAACAAAATAcaatatcaaaattatatatactgGTGAAAAGTGCTTCTAAGAAtaactttttccaaaaaaaaacactttagaTGATAATTTGACTCTGATTTACCACtttttttaaggacaaaaaattaactaaaaataaaattacacaaaaAACTTCATAACTAATTCTATTTATTTGTTCTGCtaattgaaatattaaaaaaaaaaagatcaatTTTTGTTGATGGAAGATTAATTGGATAATAGATAGCTTACTATTGAAGATTAGTCGGAAGAATAGGGTTTATGCTGATTCACacaaaccctaaccctaactcTGTTCCTAAATGTTTTCCTTCTCCATTTCTGGTTTCCCTCCATTCCCACTCCGCAGGGCATATCCAAGAGTAAGTGCAAGCTTTGGCAGTGACACACCACAGGATCCCAATTCAAGCAGCCCTCATGGCTCGAATGCTAAATTTGATGAAGAATTTCGAAAGGGAAAGGAAAGAGGGAGGGGGATGGGTGGTGGTGATGGGGTTGTTATTGGGAGGAAGAAGAAGtcgaaggagaaagttcaatgggTTTGCAGCAATTGTGGGTTCAGTGCAGGGCAATGGTGGGGCGTGTGCCGATCATGCAATGTGTCTGGAACTATGAAAGAGGCCAAATTCAGTAGTGACGCTGATAGTGTGATTAGTGGGTTTTCAGTATTGGAGGATGGTGTAGGGTCTTGGCTACCGCAACAGGAAGGAGAGTTACGTCCCTTGAGATTGGCAGAGGTAAACAAGGGACTTGATCATCACCATTGGAGAATTCCTTTGTAAGTTTCCCTCTCTCTATAGTAATTTATTGCTGTTGTTGGGAACATATTAGTGCATCATATATTCCTATTTGAGTCCAAAAGTGATTCATAATGGACATTGTTTGTATACACCTAGATACAGTAAGACGAAGAGAGACAGATGTATATCTATTGGTAGTATAATGTGACAAAAATAGAAAGGTAAAGAGAAATGAGAGGTGTCAATAGAGTGATTGTTGCACTGAGGCAGGTGCTCGTACTTCATATATAATTGCACTTTTGAGTCTTACACTGTTTAAGTCATGTTTTAGGTTCAATCAAATTATGTTCTTTGCGTTTAAAACTTGAAGAGTAGGAAAGGAAAGTCCACTGCCATTTTGTATTATGGATTTAGGGTAGGTGAAGTTTTTATTGCTCCCtagttctctctctctctctctctctgctaGCATCCGGAATAAACTCCAATTTGCATGATTTGCCACTTCCAATTGTCAAGCACTAGCTCTCTCAAAAGCTTAAACAGTTGGAGAGTTTTGTGTCTGAAGGGTTTTATTGCATCTCTAAAACTCTCATCCAATGTACAATCCCCCATACCCTGAACTAACTCGCTTAAAAGCTTAAGCTATTGGATGTAGACGCATAGAATGATAGAATGGTTTTATTAAACATATCTAAAGATGGAACATCTTTTATCCATTTCAACTTGTGTAAGTTGTTCAGAAGATCCATTTTTTAGGGTTTGCCCttaacaatttttcttttatgtgtGTGTGATTGTGGTAGTTTCTCATGCCAAGCCTACTCAATAAACAAGAAAGAAATTATGGAAAAGTGGTATATATAACTAGGTAGTGACCCTTATCCGATGAGCTAACTTTTGAGGTTAAGGACTTAAGTTAGACTCAATCTCAAATTCCTATAGTGACAGTTAGAAAGCacgtttttattttattttattgtaaaaggtagttatagtttttttatgtaaaagctactcaaggtttttttttttttttaaaaggttatttttcataaaaacaaaCTATATCAAACAACCTCTGTATCATTATAcctttttaatgaaaaattgtCTCCTTCAAAAGCATTTTAAATAGAAGAATATCATCTGGTAATGATTTGATCTGAAGGACTCGGTAGTTAGTACATACATTAATGTGGTATCTTTTTCAAGGGTTATACTGTGTTGCTTGCTTTAATTTCAGGTCTGGTCCATTTGGAGATGAAGTTTCCAGAGTGCTTGGTGGTGGTCTCGTACCAGGTTCATTCCAATTTCTTAACTATATTGATACACCAGCAACTATTTACATTGAGttcttctttttgtttttttttcctttttgttcTGCAGGTATAAAGAATTTTTGAACTGAAAAATTGTTAGATGCAACTATTTACATCTCttgatttggattttttttactGGTTTTTAATCATATATTGTTTGCTGCGAACTGCATTAACATAccacttttatttatttccatATAACGTTGCTTTTCTATTCTGAATGTAGAGATCAATTACAACTCTAATTAATTTATGTTCAGTTTTGCACATTTTTTCTGTACTGTGGGAGCCTTGTGCACTGGTTCACCCCTTTTTCCACAAACATTTTGTCTTGATCATGTTtgaaatgaattatttatttgatgGGTGTAGACTTGTTTAAAAAGTTGCAACTTCTGGTGATTTTTCTAGGTGAATGGATGGTGGTTATTGGTATATTATTTATGGATTCTTGTTCTGTTGTTTTTTTCTTGGTCTTCCTATGATCCTAATATTTGAGTTATCATTTGAATGCTTCTAGCTATATAATAAGTtatcatatttttcttaatcCAACTACACTTGCAGCCTCACTGCCAATTGCATTGAATGGCTAACTTTGTCtataaatctgtttttttgaAGGCTCATTGACTTTAATTGGTGGTGATCCTGGTGTTGGGAAGAGTACTCTTTTGCTGCAGGTACGAATTATACTGGCAACTGGGATGGTAAAACTGGATTTTAGAATTTTAGATGGTTAACTTcttcttttttgtattttttgtggACTTGGCCAATGCTGTCTaacatttgttttaattttaacatttgGATTGGAAGATAGCTTCAATTATTGCAGAAGGGCACCATGATGGTGAAGCATCTCCAGTTGTATATGTCTCTGGCGAAGAGGTTTGCTTTTAGGAAGGATTTTActagttttaaattttgaaacattGATATTCCAAATTACTGAAGTTAAAAGCTCATAGGGATTTTATTAGTGCATTATATGAttgaaaagtaataaaaatttatgctAATCTGTAGAAAATTACTGGTAAGCCTCATTTTAATACTATCAGCCTTTTGTTTCCATTCTATTGTGCCAAAGATGGGTAGTGTAGTTTCACCTTTGATTTACAGCTGTTATTTGTTGTACTTTTTATGTAGTTTgcatttatgttaatttttggTATTTCATGATGTGACAGAGTGTTGAGCAAATTGGTAACAGAGCAGATCGTCTTAGGATTCAAtcagatatttatttatattcaagTAATGATGTTGAGGTGCCTAGTATATCCTTTTTGCTTACTTTTTTTACATGAATTTTGGTGATTTATAAAGTTATTTATAGCTAGAAAAAAGTATGTTTGCCTTAAATGTTATTCTTGATAATTAATTGTCTGGAGCATCGTAAAGAAGTCTAAactatagtattttttttttcaattttgtatgATTTCAGGATATATTGAAGAAAGTTCAGCATCTCTCCCCTGGGGCTCTAATTGTTGATTCAATACAAACTGTTTATTTAAAAGGAATAATGGGAAGTCCTGGAGGGATTATGCAGGTGGGGAAATCATTATTCTTTATAATAAGAGGCGAACAGTCTTGGTGTAGTAATTTTCCGTTgctttaaattatttaactgGTTAATTTATTCTACGTTATCACACCACTCCTTCATTTGTATTTGAAGTCACGAataagataggtttaatttttatgtaaCAAAAATGTAAGAATGCATCAGCTATACCTTCTTGACTGAGAAGTGAAATGCTCTGTTCCATTGTACATGACATTTAATAGGTGTGAGACAGGTGAAAGAATGCACTTCAGCTTTACTCCGATTTGCAAAGAAGACAAGCATCCCGGTTCTTTTGGTGAGCATGCGTGTCAATCAATTTTGTGAACAATAAGTTTAAGATTAATTTAGTGCTTCTACTTAAGTGGTGAAACATTTATCTATTAATGTACtgtaatatttttcatgatatATACCTTGTTTTAAGAAGACAATCTTGCTGATATGCTCCTTTTTTTCTCAGTTTTATCTTATGGTAAATTTAGAATTTCTTTAATATTCTCTCGGTGAACCTAAAATGGCCGAGTACTTTTGTATTATGTAATAATGATTTGCTTTACATGCATGCATTTCGTTTATGGAACATCTGTGGCATTTCTGTTAAAAGGCCTTTGAATTGTTGACACGCATGGCCATggatttatttctttttttctagtttctcttatctttttgttttgtatttcaGATTGGACATGTGACAAAATCTGGAGACATTGCAGGACCTCGTGTCTTGGAGCATATTGTTGATGTTGTTCTGTATATGGAAGTTGGTATCTTGTTACAACTTTCTTTCTTTGAACAGTCAGTAAAGATTATTTGTGTTTATCATTATACTTCTACTACTTGGCATGTTTCTAGGAGTTCATTTTCCTTTTATACTTGTTATTGCTTGAGGCATCTTAACTGTAAAGCCTTCATGTGGCTCATTACTGAatttttgtaattcttttgtgcATTTTGGCGTTCCACAAGTTTTAACAAGAGGAGGGTCACTCTTCTATTTTTTGGAAGAGAATGCTTGTTGTGATATTTGATGGACCTGGTGTATTTCAAATTCTATTTACTAGTAATATTGTTTGATACCAATTTACTTTCACAGAAAACCTTATTTTTCAATTGTGCTCTTGCAGCTTACTGATAACATGTGCAAGTATCAAAGTTAGTTTTAGAGAGTAAGTATGAATGAGAAATTGAAAAGTCATcataaatagtaaataaaagTGTGATATGAAgtgaacaataataatattacacTACAAAAAGTGCTCTATTCTTAGTGATCAAAACAGGCATCTAATAAATATTGCTGTCTATAGTCTTATAATTACGTTCTCAATTTGTTTTGATATCATCACACAATACTTCACATTCCcttttcaaaattagttttgCTATCTTTTTTCTAAACTAAATTCTGGAAGTTTTCTATGTATTTGTGTAACACCTTGCATCTGTTGTTCATGTACTTATAGTTGGCCTTTCTAAATCACCGTATGTTTCCTGTGCTAATGGTTTGTTTTACTACCTAGGGTGAGAAGTACTCTTCCCATCGTATGCTTCGAGCTGTGAAGAATCGATTTGGATCCACTGATGAGGTGTGTCACTATGATTATGCTAGTAATTGATTTATTTCTACAAATACTTTCAATGAACTTACTGAATGGAATAGGTAATATTTTGAATAGATCGTGCTGGCAGGCCTTAGAATCTTCTTCTGGGGTCTGTATCTGTTTTCACCTTAGAGTGGTGCTTACTTTTGCACCTTTACATCTGCTTATTCTTGTCAATGACTCATTTCGTGAACTATTTAATGTTGTAATGAATGGAAAAAAATCGTGAAAAATTATCTGAATTCACCCCTTTTCATGTTGACCATGCCATAATAAACTATTATCATAGATGCTTGGCTGAAAGACAGTAAAATTGACACCCAGTtttgatagttaaaatatttttatactctTATTTTTAGCAAAGGTGATTAGTTTTTGTGGTGAAATGCACATCTGGCAATAAGTTGGCGCTATTGTAGAACTGAGGTTTGGTGACATGTAATATCTATCTTCTATGTAAAGGATTAAAAGTTGCATTTTGAAGGATTTTACATGTGCTTCCCTCATCTCTCATTTTAACAATACAGATAAGTTGCTTCCTTGTGTATTAGTATGTCAAGTTGCTTAAAGTTATTTTTGCTGGGGCTTATTTTTActctataattattttatctggaAAAAAAATGATCCGTTTTATCTTTGATTCatttgatcagcttggagttttTGGGATGTCACATTCAGGACTTCAGGCTATTTCAAATGCCAGTGAAATGTTTCTCAGTGAGCAACACCTGGATTCAGAAATTTTAGCAGGACTAGCTGTTGCTGTAATCATGGATGGGTCCCGGACATTTCTTATTGAAATTCAGGTATTTTCTTTTGTGCTTTcatgatattaaatatttgaaattgtCCAGCACTATATGAATTTCCTACCATGGTAATTCTGGTTTAAGAAACATCGTGGTCACCACTCTTGTCATCAATTGTGTTATCTTACAAATTGCAAGTCATTCTAAGAAGTGGTGCTTACAGAAAACTCTTCAGTACTGTTTGCATTCTCGAATTTTGGTTCAAATATAATACATGGTGGTGTGGACCATTTTATACTTTCCACTTCGGTACTGTCAGTTGGAACTTATATTGGGTTGAACCGTACGTGCTAATCACAATGTGATTTTGTAGCTATTGAAAAAAAGTCCAAGTTATGAATGTTTACAATGTCAATCTTGACGACTTCTTATTGCAATCTTCTGATCTACTTGTCACAGCTTTCAGTTTGTGGTGTTCATTCTTTTCTTCATGTCAATGAAGTAAACTACCAAGAACACTAATTAATATTATCAGAACCCTCTGACTTCTTTCTTCCAACTCTGACACCCTTCAAAGAATTATTTAGTTAATTCTTGTTTATTTTGCAGGCACTTTGTCTTTCTAGTTCAACAGGTTCAAGACAAGTTAATGGTATCCAACTAAATAGAGCTGATATGATCATATCTGTGAGTTAATGTCTTCTGTTTTGTTGGTATTTTTTGTTACTGcttttatattatatgtttatttttaatattttctctaTTCTTGACGGAAAGTGAATAAAAAGGAGTAAAACCGTTTTTGAACGTCTACCATTCCCTTAAACTGCAGGTTCTTATAAAGCAAGCAGGTCTTCGTCTCCGAGAACATGTGAGCTGATTTATGAATATGATATCATGTCAATATTTTAAGTTTCACAGAATTAAATCCTAATAGAGGGAATAAACATAGCAAAGCTAATAACAAATATGGGAATGGCAATGCGAACTAGTATGCATCTTTGCTATTAACTCCtagtttataatattatttgggTTGCAAGAATAGAATAATTTCTTTCTAAGAACTTAGTTTGTACTTTTCTGTCGGGAGAAAACGAAACTAATGTTCTCTGCATCTTTCCTTCCGagaatttagaattttaatgaattagattgccaaaaccaaaagataTTCATATCTGGATTCCATTACCTGTTTGGTGCTTATAATATAACTTGCagatatattttcattttaatgttAGTATTGATTGTATTCTATTTCCTTGTCTTTCCTTTATACAACAGGCTGTGTTTTTGAATGTTGTTAGTGGACTGACACTGGCTGAGACTGCTGGAGATCTTGCTATAGCAGCAGCAATTTGCAGCAGGTTtgtgtttcaattttttaaaatgatgtaaatttttttaatctgaCAGTGATCATTTGTCATCAGAGGATTGGGAGGGTGTTATATTGACCAGTGAATTTTGCAGCCAATTTATAGAGTTAAACATACATACTGTTGCACTTATGCTTCTTATCTCCCATAGCGATTATGTTCTAGTTTACTGTTATAGATTTTGATCTGAATTAGTTTCATGTATTATGCCTGTTGTCTTTTTCCTCTTTCCAGTTGCTTGGAAATCCCTATTCCAAATGACATTGCATTCATTGGTGAAATTGGCCTTGGTGGTGAGCTTCGCATGGTGAGACTTTCTTTGTGATTTTGCTGATAGTGAATACAATATTGAACTCAAAATTTAGACTCTTTCAGTAGCATGAAGCTGTTCTGAACACAATCTTGAATTCAATGATTAAAAATTTGCATATACCTGAAGATTGTATACCTGAAGCAGTAAAAATTTGCATAAGGTTTTTCTTTATGAGATTAGTCATTTTCCTGTTAGATCTCATACCTGGTGTCTTCTGTGTCATCTCAACATTGCTAAATAATGATAATCCAGTGAAGATATTGCTTGTATTGTATCCATCCATTAAGCCTCAATTCAAAACTGTTATTTGTGTGTACAGGTTCATAGAATGGATAAAAGGGTATATACGGTTGCAAAATTGGGTTTCAGAATGTGCATAGTACCCAAGGTGGCTGAAAAAGCTTTAGGAAGTGAAGGTTTAGAAAAGATGAAAGTTGTTGGTTGCAGGAATCTGAAAGAGGTTATTAACACTGTATTTCCCAATATAATGTTGAAAAGGAGGTAGAGTGTATATGTAGTAGCTTCTGCATTTATATTAATCTTTTAATTCGCGTGATGTAAAGAATGAcccattattatatataaatatatagctTTCGTACTATCAAATATGCACCCTATGTAGCACATACATAAATCG harbors:
- the LOC137818179 gene encoding uncharacterized protein isoform X3, whose product is MFSFSISGFPPFPLRRAYPRVSASFGSDTPQDPNSSSPHGSNAKFDEEFRKGKERGRGMGGGDGVVIGRKKKSKEKVQWVCSNCGFSAGQWWGVCRSCNVSGTMKEAKFSSDADSVISGFSVLEDGVGSWLPQQEGELRPLRLAEVNKGLDHHHWRIPLSGPFGDEVSRVLGGGLVPGSLTLIGGDPGVGKSTLLLQIASIIAEGHHDGEASPVVYVSGEESVEQIGNRADRLRIQSDIYLYSSNDVEDILKKVQHLSPGALIVDSIQTVYLKGIMGSPGGIMQVKECTSALLRFAKKTSIPVLLIGHVTKSGDIAGPRVLEHIVDVVLYMEGEKYSSHRMLRAVKNRFGSTDELGVFGMSHSGLQAISNASEMFLSEQHLDSEILAGLAVAVIMDGSRTFLIEIQALCLSSSTGSRQVNGIQLNRADMIISVLIKQAGLRLREHAVFLNVVSGLTLAETAGDLAIAAAICSSCLEIPIPNDIAFIGEIGLGGELRMVHRMDKRVYTVAKLGFRMCIVPKVAEKALGSEGLEKMKVVGCRNLKEVINTVFPNIMLKRR
- the LOC137818179 gene encoding uncharacterized protein isoform X2, coding for MFSFSISGFPPFPLRRAYPRVSASFGSDTPQDPNSSSPHGSNAKFDEEFRKGKERGRGMGGGDGVVIGRKKKSKEKVQWVCSNCGFSAGQWWGVCRSCNVSGTMKEAKFSSDADSVISGFSVLEDGVGSWLPQQEGELRPLRLAEVNKGLDHHHWRIPLSGPFGDEVSRVLGGGLVPGSFQFLNYIDTPATIYSSLTLIGGDPGVGKSTLLLQLQLLQKGTMMVKHLQLYMSLAKRVLSKLVTEQIVLGFNQIFIYIQDILKKVQHLSPGALIVDSIQTVYLKGIMGSPGGIMQVKECTSALLRFAKKTSIPVLLIGHVTKSGDIAGPRVLEHIVDVVLYMEGEKYSSHRMLRAVKNRFGSTDELGVFGMSHSGLQAISNASEMFLSEQHLDSEILAGLAVAVIMDGSRTFLIEIQALCLSSSTGSRQVNGIQLNRADMIISVLIKQAGLRLREHAVFLNVVSGLTLAETAGDLAIAAAICSSCLEIPIPNDIAFIGEIGLGGELRMVHRMDKRVYTVAKLGFRMCIVPKVAEKALGSEGLEKMKVVGCRNLKEVINTVFPNIMLKRR
- the LOC137818179 gene encoding uncharacterized protein isoform X4, which gives rise to MFSFSISGFPPFPLRRAYPRVSASFGSDTPQDPNSSSPHGSNAKFDEEFRKGKERGRGMGGGDGVVIGRKKKSKEKVQWVCSNCGFSAGQWWGVCRSCNVSGTMKEAKFSSDADSVISGFSVLEDGVGSWLPQQEGELRPLRLAEVNKGLDHHHWRIPLSGPFGDEVSRVLGGGLVPGSLTLIGGDPGVGKSTLLLQLQLLQKGTMMVKHLQLYMSLAKRVLSKLVTEQIVLGFNQIFIYIQDILKKVQHLSPGALIVDSIQTVYLKGIMGSPGGIMQVKECTSALLRFAKKTSIPVLLIGHVTKSGDIAGPRVLEHIVDVVLYMEGEKYSSHRMLRAVKNRFGSTDELGVFGMSHSGLQAISNASEMFLSEQHLDSEILAGLAVAVIMDGSRTFLIEIQALCLSSSTGSRQVNGIQLNRADMIISVLIKQAGLRLREHAVFLNVVSGLTLAETAGDLAIAAAICSSCLEIPIPNDIAFIGEIGLGGELRMVHRMDKRVYTVAKLGFRMCIVPKVAEKALGSEGLEKMKVVGCRNLKEVINTVFPNIMLKRR
- the LOC137818179 gene encoding uncharacterized protein isoform X1, with protein sequence MFSFSISGFPPFPLRRAYPRVSASFGSDTPQDPNSSSPHGSNAKFDEEFRKGKERGRGMGGGDGVVIGRKKKSKEKVQWVCSNCGFSAGQWWGVCRSCNVSGTMKEAKFSSDADSVISGFSVLEDGVGSWLPQQEGELRPLRLAEVNKGLDHHHWRIPLSGPFGDEVSRVLGGGLVPGSFQFLNYIDTPATIYSSLTLIGGDPGVGKSTLLLQIASIIAEGHHDGEASPVVYVSGEESVEQIGNRADRLRIQSDIYLYSSNDVEDILKKVQHLSPGALIVDSIQTVYLKGIMGSPGGIMQVKECTSALLRFAKKTSIPVLLIGHVTKSGDIAGPRVLEHIVDVVLYMEGEKYSSHRMLRAVKNRFGSTDELGVFGMSHSGLQAISNASEMFLSEQHLDSEILAGLAVAVIMDGSRTFLIEIQALCLSSSTGSRQVNGIQLNRADMIISVLIKQAGLRLREHAVFLNVVSGLTLAETAGDLAIAAAICSSCLEIPIPNDIAFIGEIGLGGELRMVHRMDKRVYTVAKLGFRMCIVPKVAEKALGSEGLEKMKVVGCRNLKEVINTVFPNIMLKRR